In one Rhinopithecus roxellana isolate Shanxi Qingling chromosome 1, ASM756505v1, whole genome shotgun sequence genomic region, the following are encoded:
- the CPNE9 gene encoding copine-9 isoform X1 codes for MSLGGASERSVPATKIEITVSCRNLLDLDTFSKSDPMVVLYTQSRASQEWREFGRTEVIDNTLNPDFVRKFVLDYFFEEKQNLRFDVYNVDSKTNISKPKDFLGQAFLALGEVIGGQGSRVERTLTGVPGKKCGTILLTAEELSNCRDIATMQLCANKLDKKDFFGKSDPFLVFYRSNEDGTFTICHKTEVVKNTLNPVWQPFSIPVRALCNGDYDRTVKIDVYDWDRDGSHDFIGEFTTSYRELSKAQNQFTVYEVLNPRKKCKKKKYVNSGTVTLLSFSVDSEFTFVDYIKGGTQLNFTVAIDFTASNGNPLQPTSLHYMSPYQLSAYAMALKAVGEIIQDYDSDKLFPAYGFGAKLPPEGRISHQFPLNNNDEDPNCAGIEGVLESYFQSLRTVQLYGPTYFAPVINQVARAAAKISDGSQYYVLLIITDGVISDMMQTKEAIVSASSLPMSIIIVGVGPAMFEAMEELDGDDVRVSSRGRYAERDIVQFVPFRDYVDRSGNQVLSMARLAKDVLAEIPEQLLSYMRTRDIQPRPPPPANPSPTPAPEQP; via the exons ATGTCTCTCGGCGGAGCCTCCGAGCGCAGCGTCCCGGCCACCAAGATTGAAATTACCGTGTCCTGCCG GAACCTGCTAGACCTTGATACCTTCTCCAAGTCCGACCCCA TGGTGGTGCTTTACACGCAGAGCCGGGCCAGCCAGGAGTGGCGGGAG TTCGGACGGACCGAGGTGATCGATAACACGCTGAACCCAGACTTCGTGCGCAAATTCGTCCTCGACTATTTCTTTGAGGAAAAGCAAAATCTGCGCTTCGATGT GTACAACGTGGACTCCAAAACCAACATCTCCAAACCG AAG GATTTCCTGGGACAAGCATTCCTGGCCCTGGGAGAGGTGATCGGAGGCCAGGGCAGCCGAGTAGAAAGAACCCTCAC GGGTGTACCAGGCAAGAAGTGTGGGACCATATTGCTGACTGCAGAAGAGCTTAGCAATTGTCGG GACATTGCCACCATGCAGCTGTGTGCAAACAAGCTGGAcaagaaggacttctttgggaAATCAGACCCCTTTCTTGTGTTCTACAGGAGCAATGAGGATGGCAC GTTCACCATCTGCCACAAGACAGAGGTTGTGAAAAACACACTGAATCCTGTGTGGCAGCCCTTCAGCATCCCTGTGCGGGCTCTGTGCAATGGAGACTATGACAG AACCGTGAAGATTGACGTGTACGACTGGGATCGGGATGGAAG CCACGATTTCATTGGTGAGTTCACCACCAGCTACCGGGAGCTGAGCAAGGCCCAGAACCAGTTCACAGTATATGAG GTACTTAACCCTCGGAAgaaatgtaagaagaaaaaatatgtcaaCTCAGGAACT GTGACGCTGCTCTCCTTCTCTGTGGACTCTGAATTCACTTTTGTTGATTACATCAAGGGAGG GACACAGCTGAACTTCACAGTAGCTATTGACTTCACGGCTTCCAATG GGAATCCTCTGCAGCCTACCTCCCTGCACTACATGAGTCCCTACCAGCTCAGCGCCTATGCCATGGCCCTCAAGGCAGTGGGAGAGATCATCCAGGACTATGACAGTGACAAGCTCTTCCCAGCTTATGGCTTTGGGGCCAAGCTGCCCCCAGAGGGACGGATCTCCCACCAGTTCCCCCTG AACAACAATGATGAGGACCCCAACTGTGCGGGCATCGAGGGTGTGCTGGAGAGCTATTTCCAGAGCTTGCGCACAGTGCAGCTCTACGGGCCCACCTACTTTGCTCCTGTCATCAACCAAGTGGCCAG GGCCGCAGCCAAGATCTCTGATGGTTCCCAGTACTACGttctgctcatcatcactgatggGGTCATCTCTGACATGATGCAGACCAAGGAGGCCATCGTCAGC GCCTCCTCATTGCCCATGTCTATCATTATCGTCGGTGTAGGACCAGCCATGTTTGAGG CAATGGAAGAGTTGGACGGTGATGATGTGCGCGTGTCCTCTAGAGGACGCTACGCAGAGCGGGACATCGTTCAG TTCGTCCCATTCCGAGACTATGTTGACCGGTCGGGGAACCAGGTGTTGAGCATGGCCCGACTGGCCAAGGATGTGCTGGCCGAGATCCCGGAGCAGCTGCTGTCCTATATGCGCACCAGAGACATCCAGCCTcggcccccaccccctgccaacCCCAGCCCGACCCCAGCTCCAGAGCAGCCCTGA
- the CPNE9 gene encoding copine-9 isoform X2 yields the protein MSLGGASERSVPATKIEITVSCRNLLDLDTFSKSDPMVVLYTQSRASQEWREFGRTEVIDNTLNPDFVRKFVLDYFFEEKQNLRFDVYNVDSKTNISKPKDFLGQAFLALGEVIGGQGSRVERTLTGVPGKKCGTILLTAEELSNCRDIATMQLCANKLDKKDFFGKSDPFLVFYRSNEDGTFTICHKTEVVKNTLNPVWQPFSIPVRALCNGDYDRTVKIDVYDWDRDGSHDFIGEFTTSYRELSKAQNQFTVYEVLNPRKKCKKKKYVNSGTVTLLSFSVDSEFTFVDYIKGGTQLNFTVAIDFTASNGNPLQPTSLHYMSPYQLSAYAMALKAVGEIIQDYDSDKLFPAYGFGAKLPPEGRISHQFPLNNNDEDPNCAGIEGVLESYFQSLRTVQLYGPTYFAPVINQVARAAAKISDGSQYYVLLIITDGVISDMMQTKEAIVSASSLPMSIIIVGVGPAMFEAMEELDGDDVRVSSRGRYAERDIVQEGCCSLGASMV from the exons ATGTCTCTCGGCGGAGCCTCCGAGCGCAGCGTCCCGGCCACCAAGATTGAAATTACCGTGTCCTGCCG GAACCTGCTAGACCTTGATACCTTCTCCAAGTCCGACCCCA TGGTGGTGCTTTACACGCAGAGCCGGGCCAGCCAGGAGTGGCGGGAG TTCGGACGGACCGAGGTGATCGATAACACGCTGAACCCAGACTTCGTGCGCAAATTCGTCCTCGACTATTTCTTTGAGGAAAAGCAAAATCTGCGCTTCGATGT GTACAACGTGGACTCCAAAACCAACATCTCCAAACCG AAG GATTTCCTGGGACAAGCATTCCTGGCCCTGGGAGAGGTGATCGGAGGCCAGGGCAGCCGAGTAGAAAGAACCCTCAC GGGTGTACCAGGCAAGAAGTGTGGGACCATATTGCTGACTGCAGAAGAGCTTAGCAATTGTCGG GACATTGCCACCATGCAGCTGTGTGCAAACAAGCTGGAcaagaaggacttctttgggaAATCAGACCCCTTTCTTGTGTTCTACAGGAGCAATGAGGATGGCAC GTTCACCATCTGCCACAAGACAGAGGTTGTGAAAAACACACTGAATCCTGTGTGGCAGCCCTTCAGCATCCCTGTGCGGGCTCTGTGCAATGGAGACTATGACAG AACCGTGAAGATTGACGTGTACGACTGGGATCGGGATGGAAG CCACGATTTCATTGGTGAGTTCACCACCAGCTACCGGGAGCTGAGCAAGGCCCAGAACCAGTTCACAGTATATGAG GTACTTAACCCTCGGAAgaaatgtaagaagaaaaaatatgtcaaCTCAGGAACT GTGACGCTGCTCTCCTTCTCTGTGGACTCTGAATTCACTTTTGTTGATTACATCAAGGGAGG GACACAGCTGAACTTCACAGTAGCTATTGACTTCACGGCTTCCAATG GGAATCCTCTGCAGCCTACCTCCCTGCACTACATGAGTCCCTACCAGCTCAGCGCCTATGCCATGGCCCTCAAGGCAGTGGGAGAGATCATCCAGGACTATGACAGTGACAAGCTCTTCCCAGCTTATGGCTTTGGGGCCAAGCTGCCCCCAGAGGGACGGATCTCCCACCAGTTCCCCCTG AACAACAATGATGAGGACCCCAACTGTGCGGGCATCGAGGGTGTGCTGGAGAGCTATTTCCAGAGCTTGCGCACAGTGCAGCTCTACGGGCCCACCTACTTTGCTCCTGTCATCAACCAAGTGGCCAG GGCCGCAGCCAAGATCTCTGATGGTTCCCAGTACTACGttctgctcatcatcactgatggGGTCATCTCTGACATGATGCAGACCAAGGAGGCCATCGTCAGC GCCTCCTCATTGCCCATGTCTATCATTATCGTCGGTGTAGGACCAGCCATGTTTGAGG CAATGGAAGAGTTGGACGGTGATGATGTGCGCGTGTCCTCTAGAGGACGCTACGCAGAGCGGGACATCGTTCAG GAAGGTTGCTGCAGCCTTGGTGCATCCATGGTGTAG